The following are encoded in a window of Kogia breviceps isolate mKogBre1 chromosome 10, mKogBre1 haplotype 1, whole genome shotgun sequence genomic DNA:
- the ZBTB12 gene encoding zinc finger and BTB domain-containing protein 12 isoform X2 has translation MASGVEVLRFQLPGHEAATLRNMNQLRAEERFCDVTIVADSLKFRGHKVILAACSPFLRDQFLLNPSSELQMEHVVEKCRNALSQFIEPKIGLKEDGVSDASLVSSVSATKSLLPPARTPKPAPKPPPPPPLPPPLLRPVKLEFPLDEDLELKAEEEDEDEDEDVSDICIVKVESALEVAHRLKPPGGLGGGLGIGGSVGSHLGELAQSSVPPSTVAPPQGVVKACYSLSEDAEGEGLLLIPGGRASVGATSGLVEAAAVAMAARGAGGSLGAGGSRGPLPGGFSSGNPLKNIKCTKCPEVFQGVEKLVFHMRAQHFIFMCPRCGKQFNHSSNLNRHMNVHRGVKSHSCGICGKCFTQKSTLHDHLNLHSGARPYRCSYCDVRFAHKPAIRRHLKEQHGKTTAENVLEASVAEINVLIR, from the exons ATGGCCTCTGGGGTGGAAGTCCTGCGCTTCCAGCTGCCCGGCCACGAGGCCGCTACGCTGCGGAACATGAACCAGCTCCGCGCAGAGGAGCGGTTCTGCGATGTGACCATCGTGGCCGACAGCCTCAAGTTCCGCGGCCACAAGGTCATCTTGGCCGCCTGCTCGCCGTTCCTGCGGGACCAGTTCCTGCTGAATCCCAGCTCTGAGTTGCAG ATGGAGCACGTGGTGGAGAAATGCCGGAATGCCCTCAGCCAGTTCATCGAGCCCAAAATAGGCCTCAAAGAGGATGGGGTCAGCGATGCCAGCCTTGTGAGCAGTGTCAGTGCCACCAaatccctcctccctccagccagGACCCCGAAGCCAGCCCccaaacccccacccccaccccctctcccccctccactCCTGCGGCCTGTGAAGCTGGAGTTCCCGCTGGATGAGGACCTAGAGCTGAAGGCCGAGGAAGAGGATGAGGACGAGGACGAGGACGTGTCTGACATCTGCATCGTCAAGGTGGAATCGGCCTTGGAGGTGGCACACCGGCTCAAACCTCCCGGAGGCCTGGGAGGAGGTCTGGGCATCGGAGGCTCTGTGGGCAGCCACCTTGGGGAGCTGGCCCAGAGCAGCGTGCCCCCCAGCACTGTGGCTCCACCGCAGGGCGTGGTGAAAGCCTGCTACAGCCTGTCCGAGGACGCGGAAGGGGAGGGCCTGTTGTTGATCCCAGGAGGCCGGGCCAGCGTGGGGGCCACCTCAGGGCTGGTGGAGGCAGCAGCGGTGGCCATGGctgcccggggggcggggggcagcctgggggcggggggcagtcgGGGACCCCTGCCCGGAGGCTTTTCCAGTGGCAATCCCCTAAAGAACATCAAGTGCACCAAGTGCCCAGAAGTGTTCCAGGGCGTGGAGAAGCTGGTCTTCCACATGCGGGCGCAGCACTTCATCTTCATGTGCCCGCGCTGCGGCAAGCAGTTCAACCACAGCAGCAACCTCAACCGCCACATGAACGTGCACCGCGGCGTCAAGTCGCACTCGTGTGGCATCTGCGGCAAGTGCTTCACGCAGAAGTCCACGCTGCACGACCACCTCAACCTCCACTCGGGAGCGAGGCCCTATCGCTGTTCCTACTGCGATGTGCGCTTCGCTCACAAGCCTGCCATTAGGCGGCACCTCAAGGAGCAGCACGGCAAGACCACGGCCGAGAACGTGCTGGAGGCCAGCGTGGCT
- the ZBTB12 gene encoding zinc finger and BTB domain-containing protein 12 isoform X1 produces the protein MASGVEVLRFQLPGHEAATLRNMNQLRAEERFCDVTIVADSLKFRGHKVILAACSPFLRDQFLLNPSSELQVSLMHSARIVADLLLSCYTGALEFAVRDIVNYLTAASYLQMEHVVEKCRNALSQFIEPKIGLKEDGVSDASLVSSVSATKSLLPPARTPKPAPKPPPPPPLPPPLLRPVKLEFPLDEDLELKAEEEDEDEDEDVSDICIVKVESALEVAHRLKPPGGLGGGLGIGGSVGSHLGELAQSSVPPSTVAPPQGVVKACYSLSEDAEGEGLLLIPGGRASVGATSGLVEAAAVAMAARGAGGSLGAGGSRGPLPGGFSSGNPLKNIKCTKCPEVFQGVEKLVFHMRAQHFIFMCPRCGKQFNHSSNLNRHMNVHRGVKSHSCGICGKCFTQKSTLHDHLNLHSGARPYRCSYCDVRFAHKPAIRRHLKEQHGKTTAENVLEASVAEINVLIR, from the coding sequence ATGGCCTCTGGGGTGGAAGTCCTGCGCTTCCAGCTGCCCGGCCACGAGGCCGCTACGCTGCGGAACATGAACCAGCTCCGCGCAGAGGAGCGGTTCTGCGATGTGACCATCGTGGCCGACAGCCTCAAGTTCCGCGGCCACAAGGTCATCTTGGCCGCCTGCTCGCCGTTCCTGCGGGACCAGTTCCTGCTGAATCCCAGCTCTGAGTTGCAGGTCTCCCTGATGCACAGTGCACGCATAGTGGCTGACCTGCTCCTTTCTTGCTATACGGGCGCCCTGGAATTCGCCGTCAGGGACATTGTTAACTACCTGACGGCCGCCTCCTACCTGCAGATGGAGCACGTGGTGGAGAAATGCCGGAATGCCCTCAGCCAGTTCATCGAGCCCAAAATAGGCCTCAAAGAGGATGGGGTCAGCGATGCCAGCCTTGTGAGCAGTGTCAGTGCCACCAaatccctcctccctccagccagGACCCCGAAGCCAGCCCccaaacccccacccccaccccctctcccccctccactCCTGCGGCCTGTGAAGCTGGAGTTCCCGCTGGATGAGGACCTAGAGCTGAAGGCCGAGGAAGAGGATGAGGACGAGGACGAGGACGTGTCTGACATCTGCATCGTCAAGGTGGAATCGGCCTTGGAGGTGGCACACCGGCTCAAACCTCCCGGAGGCCTGGGAGGAGGTCTGGGCATCGGAGGCTCTGTGGGCAGCCACCTTGGGGAGCTGGCCCAGAGCAGCGTGCCCCCCAGCACTGTGGCTCCACCGCAGGGCGTGGTGAAAGCCTGCTACAGCCTGTCCGAGGACGCGGAAGGGGAGGGCCTGTTGTTGATCCCAGGAGGCCGGGCCAGCGTGGGGGCCACCTCAGGGCTGGTGGAGGCAGCAGCGGTGGCCATGGctgcccggggggcggggggcagcctgggggcggggggcagtcgGGGACCCCTGCCCGGAGGCTTTTCCAGTGGCAATCCCCTAAAGAACATCAAGTGCACCAAGTGCCCAGAAGTGTTCCAGGGCGTGGAGAAGCTGGTCTTCCACATGCGGGCGCAGCACTTCATCTTCATGTGCCCGCGCTGCGGCAAGCAGTTCAACCACAGCAGCAACCTCAACCGCCACATGAACGTGCACCGCGGCGTCAAGTCGCACTCGTGTGGCATCTGCGGCAAGTGCTTCACGCAGAAGTCCACGCTGCACGACCACCTCAACCTCCACTCGGGAGCGAGGCCCTATCGCTGTTCCTACTGCGATGTGCGCTTCGCTCACAAGCCTGCCATTAGGCGGCACCTCAAGGAGCAGCACGGCAAGACCACGGCCGAGAACGTGCTGGAGGCCAGCGTGGCT